A genomic window from Glycine soja cultivar W05 chromosome 10, ASM419377v2, whole genome shotgun sequence includes:
- the LOC114371322 gene encoding PRA1 family protein B4-like, with amino-acid sequence MSSTAPPVLPISNPQTTARTTSAGGGAIKAPANNLTFCAFINNLSTSLHHGLDQCRHWSELADRSTFSKPESSKATLRVRKNFSYFHTNYYVVVSLILAVSLLTPICPTLTNHFSLILHIGLLASWTFLYLFRPSDQPLVILSRTFSDFETLALLSTFTVFVFFLTSVRSVLILILMLDAAVIFLHNAFCMSEDLFLDDQENSQAIGFLSFLHRCRHRRHRRHHSHH; translated from the exons ATGTCCTCCACTGCGCCTCCTGTCCTCCCCATCTCCAACCCCCAAACCACCGCAAGAACCACCAGTGCAGGCGGCGGCGCCATCAAGGCTCCGGCGAACAACCTGACCTTCTGTGCCTTCATCAACAACCTTTCCACCTCCCTCCACCACGGCCTCGACCAATGTCGCCACTGGTCGGAGCTCGCGGACCGCTCCACGTTCTCGAAACCCGAGTCCTCCAAAGCCACCCTTCGTGTCCGCAAAAACTTCTCCTACTTTCACACCAACTACTACGTTGTCGTTTCACTCATCCTCGCAGTCTCTCTCCTaact ccCATTTGTCCAACACTCACTAATCATTTCTCTCTCATCCTCCACATTGGCCTCCTCGCCTCTTGGACCTTCCTCTACCTCTTCCGTCCCTCAGATCAACCTCTCGTCATTCTCAGCCGAACATTCTCTGACTTCGAAACCCTAGCCCTCCTCTCCACCTTCACCGTCTTCGTTTTTTTCCTCACCAGCGTCAGATCTGTCCTCATTTTGATTCTCATGCTCGACGCCGCTGTCATTTTCCTCCACAACGCGTTCTGCATGTCGGAGGATCTGTTCCTCGACGATCAGGAGAATTCTCAGGCTATCGGATTCCTCTCCTTCCTCCACCGCTGCCGTCACCGCCGTCACCGCCGCCACCATTCCCACCATTGA